The nucleotide window TTTCTGCTTAAAGAAACTGCATAATCTATAAGCGTATTGCAATATATGCAGTAAACTAGAATTCTCTGGAGGAACTTCATATTTATCCACATAGTAGCTGCATCAGAGatcaaatttttcaaatatttaaaagcattaCTCTTGAGAGTTACAAACATCTAATTGTCTCAAAGTAATTTGCAGAATGACAAATAGATTCCTGGAACTCCCAACTTATTCTTAATTTTATCGAACATTTACATTTCTGCCAGGTAAAGACCAAGTATGTCTTCTATTCAGGTCTATGTTGTATCAGTGAGGCAGTTTATGACTTGGGCAAGAAGCCTTAaaaccatttaaaataaaatttttaaagctgtGGCACATGAACATTGTCAATAACGAGGCTGTGAtctccaaattatttttttttaaagtcctaaAGATCTTAAATTCATAAACACAGGTTTACACAGAATGATGGCATTCAAATTACCACCACCataaataatgtttataattAAACCACAAATCATACTTCCCTGGCATAAAATACTCATGCGAGTGAGTTTATCAAGAATTTTAAAGCACACAAACACTTTAGCCTTTTTAAACAAAAGTATCCTGAACAGAATGTACAGGCCACACTAGTTACTATTTCTAATATAACTGTGACAGGACAATCGCAAACATCTGAACAGTTACTACAGAAATGCTCTTTCCCACTTTTGTATACTAAACACTGGATATCAAAGGCTTGTAAAGATCTAAAAGCTAAAATGTGAAAGTTTGATTGTGTTGaggtttttctttaataaagCTACTTATTTTTTGTTAAATGATCCACCTTCTACTCTGCTTTCCAGGTACTTGTCCAGCTCTGCCTCCTTCTTCACTGCTTCTGGTGATACTTTGGGTGCATTTGGAAAACAGATCAGTATCACACTCATGTTGTCTCGACTTCCCTGGGAAGAAAAAAGTTTGAGAAaatatttggttttctttttgcttttcaaaGCCTTGAAAACCTTTATAGCCATGCCAATTATATTATACTTGTTCTAGTGAAAATACgtattttttaaaggagaaaaaaaaatgcatatgtgGAGgggacaccccccacccccaacacacatacaGCATATATTGTGTAGAGTATAACCAACACTCCAAAAGACAGGAGAGAAAAATCACAGGTTAAATTTTACTGTtacaatcatttttaaaaatttggtaaaatgaaaatatttctgaacATTTACTGGTGGCTTACATGAAGTAATACCTACCTAACAtaactacacatacacacacactttcattcaaaaaaacaaaattttagtgGTATTCCTTACAACAGGATTTGACCTGTAATTACATGTATACttgataaatttatatttaaaataaattacaatgAATTGTGGGCTAATTAATTTGCTTCACAGTAAACAGAAGTATGGAAATCAGAAGtatatttacacacatacatacacatacacagtttATACACCAACTTTTAACTTtcatcattaaaaaagaaatggactTTTATGAGATACATTCACTTTTAAAGACACACAGGTATTCAAAATGTTGTGAAGGTGACCCTTGAAAAATGTAGGAGTTAGGGGCACCAACCCTCATATGGccaaaaatccacatgtaactttTTGGCTCcctaaaaacttaactactagtaGCCTAAAGTTGACAGAAGCCTTTCTGATAACATACACAGTCtattaacatgtattttatcTTTGTATTATACACTGTAGTCTTAAAGTAAGCTtgagaaaagaattatttttttaagttgtcacaaatctacaaaaaaaatttacCAATACAGTTACTGggggaaagaaaacagagaaaagcagatctacgcagttcaaacctgtgttgttcaacgGTCAACTGTAATTAAAATACTTGAATCAATGTTGTTGTCCCCACATTCCCCTTCCTATTTGTAAATGGAGTTACCTTTTACATTTGAAGTATTTAATTCCACTATATGGGAAAATTGATCTTGTATCATTAGTTTAAGCAAACCAATACaaagaatttaatatttaaaagattcttggggaaaaatgtataaaatatgacAAATGGTAAGGtactgaataatttttaaaatacagtagaaTGCAGAAGAGATAAAGTGGAATCTGGGTCATAATTTACTAATAACTGAATCTGACAATTCTCTCAAGAAAAAGGCTTTTAATTTAGCTAACAAGTACTTAACTCTCAAGAGTTACAGAATAAACCCAACAAATAGTTGCTCTTTTTAAGCATACCAGAAGGGACAAAGAACATAAGCATCATAGTTTAGTTCTTCCCAAATTCAGAAATTAACAGTATATACACTGTTAAGCTGTtgctctattgttttttttttaaaaaaaacatattggATATTACATAAACTCGATTTGTGTTGGATGTTACATAAGCCTGATTTCTAAGTATGATCAGATTTTAATTAAGATTTTAAGTAGAGCTGGCAGTGTGCATATAAAGCTACAAATAATATTATGTTGACTCTTTATATCTGCATGCTAAAGGTCACATAATAACCTCAGAAAAGTTATAAAATcaacatttgttaaaaaaaaattcgaAGATTTAATTAATGAGCATTATTGACAAAACAGAACAGTGTGGTAAAAAGAACACTGAACCTAAGGGTTTAGTTTCTAGTCTTAGTGCTGCTACGGAAGAAGTAAAATGTATAATTTCATACAagttatttttaacttctttagGACAGGGAGCAGTATGTATCAAGTACATGTTATTTGCCAAACTAGGCACTTCATATGTAGACGTTAGCTCATTAATTCCTCAACAGTCCTATGAGTTGGATACTGTTATCTCCATTCTATAGCTGACAGGTTAAACAATTTGTTCAAGACTGTATACTATAAGAGTAACAGAAGTAAGCCTTGATTCAAGGTCTGTCTGACTCTTAAGTCCACAgagcttcctcacctgtaaaatagagAGGCTGAGCTGGCTCATCTATATGCACAATCCCGTCTGATCACTCCCAACAACCCCATGAGACATGGTAATAGTATCTCTTACCTTTTTACaattaaacattttccagatCATTTAAATAGTTTACCTGAAGTCATACAGTCTCATTACTAAGTTTCTTCTGACTCCATGTCTGAAGCTATTTGTATTACATCACAACAAATGATCATTAAATTCTCTTTGTTGGTGCTAGATTCATTGGACCATAGCCTCAAAGCACTCCCTATGAATACACTACCGCACatggtaaaaatattaaaattctaataTGCTTTTCACCTCTAGACACTGAGGCCTAATCTTTCCCATCCTTTCTTTTAAAGCAAGCATTTTGATATAATATCTTTACCTTTGATAATTTCCTGCAATGTTAAAGGCTCACATAATCATGGttaataaaaaaactaaacattCTGATTATAACTCTTGCATGTTTGGGTAATGCAAATTGGGTATTTCTAAAAGATGTTCTTATATTTTCATAACTGGTAAAGAGTATCCTGCAATTATGCAAAAACTTATTTCTGAGAATGAGTGTTCTAAGATGACTAATCACTATAGGAATTATGATAACATAAAATcatttcatcttaaaaaaatgTCTAGCTACCTTATACAAACAGGTGTCGACTACTTCATTGCAAACTTTCTCAAGGTCATCAGTGACTTCAAGTCTGGATCTTACAAAATCACAGAGCTCTTCATTTCCCATAACatcccaaataccatcacatgcaAGGATAATGAACTGATCATCTTCTTCAGATCTTTCAATATCATGGACTTCAGGCTCTGGTGAGACAAGCTGCTCTGTAGGACCCTTCCCATGGACACATTTGTAATCAAAGTCCCCAAGGGCTCTCGATACAGCCAGAGAGCCATTCACACGCTGAATCATTACAGAACCACCTGCATTCTGAATTCGTTCTTTTTCCAGTGGATTACTTGGTTTGTGATCTTGTGTGAAGAAGTGAACTTTCCTGTTCCTACAAAGTAAACCTCTTGAGTCTCCACAGTTAATGAAGTAAGTATGTTGAGGAGAAATTAAGACACCCACAGCTGTTGACCCACTTCTATCTGCACCATGTTTCTTCTCTGACATAACTCTCATGTGTTCATCAATCTCCAGAAAGCCTGTTCTGATTCCATTCTTTACGTTTTCCACAGAAGGTGCTCCTGCAGACCCTTTAAAATCCTGGTTATTGGTGATGTGGTCTAACAAATGCTCACAGCAGTATTTGGCAACCTGAGAACCAGCATGCCCATCATACACAGCAAAAAATGACCAAGTTTCAAGTCCACTTGGCAAACCAATCACAGCTGTATGTGCATCCTCCATTTCAACTCGCCAACCTTGCATGCTGCTTAGCCCATAGCGCAACCCATTACCCTGCCCCTGCGCATTATGTTTTTCCATCTTTGGCTTGTCTAAAAATGCTCCCATTATGTCTTGATCCTCTAGGTCtgtaaaggaagagaaacaggaaagttaGTAACTAGCTTGTAAACAAAATACATATCTGACAACCTTTTTAAGAGTGAAGGAGATAGAAAGTTTCAAATATCACAACTCTTGTGATTGGGAGACACTCACCGTATTGCTGATTTGGAACCTGATGTTTAACAAGGAAGaactgagggagagaaaggcCTATCAGGCACTGCTCAGAATGGACAACAGGCAGAGATAACTAAAGGATCAGGACAGAGGTACTGATTGGACACTTTTCCTAAGGCACAACCACTTGAAATTAAAAGGAGACGTGGCAGTGGCCGTCGACTTTTATGAACCAGAACAGGCATTCAAGGCTGCACTTAAACACGTGAATCTCTCACAGAACCTCAGAACTAAGTTATATGTATACACTAATTAAGAAAACCACATGAATTCACAGGACATACCAAAAGCCTACTAATTCAAACAAACATCTTAGTTGAATATTCAGGATTTTCCAAAGTTTGATTCACAAGTACCTAAATTTTATTACTACATTAACTTCTTAAAAATGACCTAAATGAGTTAAAAATGATCGATTTCAAATTTGCACACTCTTTCCTTTAAGCCTTTGCCTATGTCAGTCCCCTTAACTGGAATCCCTTGCCTCTCCTCCCTACTTACAGAAAAAAAGTGTACCCTTCCCTAAAAGTCTGGCTCAAATTCTaccttttttctagtttttcagtCTTCAGTAAAGCCAGTAATTTATTAAGTTATTCTAAGTGGTCTAGCCTCATTTTTCCAGTTGCAATgcaattatatatacatgtaacaaAGCTTACTACATATAACAAAATTAATCTTTTGTAACCTACTGGTAGTCTATTAATCTAGTGGTAATAACGTACCGTTATTATTGTACTCCAAGATCATCGGATATATACGGTAAAGGAGATCAAAGGGTCTAGGGACAGCCCTGTGAACAAGCCTGAAAGCTCAGCTAATCTACTTCTTTCCCAATAATCAAAATCTAAAACCCCTGGTCTGTAATGGGCCCACACAAGGCAGAAAGACAGCTGGCCAGGATTTAGGTTGCCTTTCCTAGGTAACAGCCTGGGAACACAGAGACTTGGGGTCCAAGCCACCAAATGAGTCACAACTGAACTCAAAGAAATCTGAAAGAAGGATAAAATGAGATTTAATGGAAGTGAAGGGAAAATGGGTAGTGGAAGAAGGGTGGGGAAAAGTGCCAAGGTAAATCAGGATGGATTTATGAGACTAGGGGATTGATGAAGCTAGTGATGCTAAACTCTAAGCAGAAGGTGAAAgataaaggggaagaaaaaaaaccccttaGGAAGCAGAGTTTCTAGCAACCTGCAACGTTCCCTGAcccttgctctttttttttactaGGGCCAAACTAATACACAGGCAGAGAAGTCTGGATAATTGGTATGAAAAAAATATCCACCTACTCCTTGTCTCCATATTACAAGTCCA belongs to Manis pentadactyla isolate mManPen7 chromosome 11, mManPen7.hap1, whole genome shotgun sequence and includes:
- the PPM1A gene encoding protein phosphatase 1A, with the protein product MGAFLDKPKMEKHNAQGQGNGLRYGLSSMQGWRVEMEDAHTAVIGLPSGLETWSFFAVYDGHAGSQVAKYCCEHLLDHITNNQDFKGSAGAPSVENVKNGIRTGFLEIDEHMRVMSEKKHGADRSGSTAVGVLISPQHTYFINCGDSRGLLCRNRKVHFFTQDHKPSNPLEKERIQNAGGSVMIQRVNGSLAVSRALGDFDYKCVHGKGPTEQLVSPEPEVHDIERSEEDDQFIILACDGIWDVMGNEELCDFVRSRLEVTDDLEKVCNEVVDTCLYKGSRDNMSVILICFPNAPKVSPEAVKKEAELDKYLESRVEEIIKKQGEGVPDLVHVMRTLASENIPSLPPGGELASKRNVIEAVYNRLNPYKNDDTDSTSTDDMW